One part of the Esox lucius isolate fEsoLuc1 chromosome 10, fEsoLuc1.pri, whole genome shotgun sequence genome encodes these proteins:
- the s100s gene encoding S100 calcium binding protein S isoform X1, whose amino-acid sequence MTYLCLCVQQSLQRNQLKKTARCRKQCVMSKEPSSNLESAMQMLIKTFHKYSGKEGDKYTLSRGELRELLTEELGSYLGNARDGEGVEKVMNDLDANSDGEVDFTEFIILMGALTVACNDFFMEYKPEKLVHTPFEKKEANTEAKKD is encoded by the exons ATGacctatctgtgtctgtgtgtgcaacAGTCTCTCCAACGAAACCAGCTCAAGAAGACTGCAAGATGCCGGAAACAATGTGT TATGTCCAAGGAACCTTCTTCCAACCTGGAGAGTGCCATGCAGATGCTGATCAAAACCTTCCACAAGTATTCTGGGAAGGAAGGGGACAAGTACACTCTGAGCCGGGGAGAGCTGAGAGAGCTTCTTACAGAGGAGTTGGGAAGTTATCTTGGC aATGCCAGGGATGGTGAAGGGGTTGAGAAGGTGATGAACGACCTGGACGCCAACAGCGACGGCGAGGTGGACTTCACCGAGTTCATAATCCTGATGGGAGCCCTGACGGTGGCCTGCAACGACTTTTTCATGGAATACAAGCCTGAAAAACTTGTTCACACGCCCTTCGAGAAGAAGGAGGCAAATACAGAGGCGAAGAAAGACTGA
- the s100s gene encoding S100 calcium binding protein S isoform X2, whose translation MPETIMSKEPSSNLESAMQMLIKTFHKYSGKEGDKYTLSRGELRELLTEELGSYLGNARDGEGVEKVMNDLDANSDGEVDFTEFIILMGALTVACNDFFMEYKPEKLVHTPFEKKEANTEAKKD comes from the exons ATGCCGGAAACAAT TATGTCCAAGGAACCTTCTTCCAACCTGGAGAGTGCCATGCAGATGCTGATCAAAACCTTCCACAAGTATTCTGGGAAGGAAGGGGACAAGTACACTCTGAGCCGGGGAGAGCTGAGAGAGCTTCTTACAGAGGAGTTGGGAAGTTATCTTGGC aATGCCAGGGATGGTGAAGGGGTTGAGAAGGTGATGAACGACCTGGACGCCAACAGCGACGGCGAGGTGGACTTCACCGAGTTCATAATCCTGATGGGAGCCCTGACGGTGGCCTGCAACGACTTTTTCATGGAATACAAGCCTGAAAAACTTGTTCACACGCCCTTCGAGAAGAAGGAGGCAAATACAGAGGCGAAGAAAGACTGA
- the s100s gene encoding S100 calcium binding protein S isoform X3 — MSKEPSSNLESAMQMLIKTFHKYSGKEGDKYTLSRGELRELLTEELGSYLGNARDGEGVEKVMNDLDANSDGEVDFTEFIILMGALTVACNDFFMEYKPEKLVHTPFEKKEANTEAKKD; from the exons ATGTCCAAGGAACCTTCTTCCAACCTGGAGAGTGCCATGCAGATGCTGATCAAAACCTTCCACAAGTATTCTGGGAAGGAAGGGGACAAGTACACTCTGAGCCGGGGAGAGCTGAGAGAGCTTCTTACAGAGGAGTTGGGAAGTTATCTTGGC aATGCCAGGGATGGTGAAGGGGTTGAGAAGGTGATGAACGACCTGGACGCCAACAGCGACGGCGAGGTGGACTTCACCGAGTTCATAATCCTGATGGGAGCCCTGACGGTGGCCTGCAACGACTTTTTCATGGAATACAAGCCTGAAAAACTTGTTCACACGCCCTTCGAGAAGAAGGAGGCAAATACAGAGGCGAAGAAAGACTGA
- the LOC105028984 gene encoding SH2 domain-containing adapter protein E has product MAKWFKEFPINLKNGTDRIRSASESGSQSKCKPGLVTGIGNKASSSKVGPRKNSRVDSGSSGGVCALLSGRNRKNSAIELEKNASTIKDGKVWDSLLPGKSRKHSKAELPVFDEHRPLKSSVFENAYIGRLIKVDKQDNFNSGRPSASSPVIPEKEKSQPICKTETVIILEDYADPFDAQKTREQRDVEREGENDGYMEPYDAQQMITEIRRRGSKDLLKMCVLLEGGEGEAEEGRHMPPQIYNVPYEGGSEGEGGRPKTPVARPGLDPRPVAEYETLWEWKKEQIVKALSAQFDNPELTCLSPTQDDPPHLTLTRQPQQQTQHVRQRSWNQKILKSSPTISPSLSSSPRLGPEAEVCRVDPTLPLEKQSWYHGCVTRQEAECQLQTCKEASFLVRNSESGTSKYSIALKTSHGCVHIIVAQTKESGYTLDQSSCVFPSIPEVVHHYGAQRLPFNGAEHMTLLYPVPRPH; this is encoded by the exons ATGGCAAAGTGGTTCAAAGAATTCCCCATAAATTTGAAGAATGGTACGGACAGGATTCGCTCCGCTTCAGAATCAGGCTCCCAATCCAAGTGCAAACCAGGACTGGTAACTGGCATTGGAAATAAAGCATCCAGCTCTAAAGTGGGTCCGCGCAAAAACTCTAGAGTAGATAGCGGTAGCAGTGGAGGCGTTTGCGCTTTGCTGTCCGGAAGAAATCGGAAAAATTCTGCCATTGAATTGGAAAAGAATGCAAGTACGATAAAGGATGGAAAAGTTTGGGATAGCCTCCTTCCCGGGAAAAGTCGTAAACATTCCAAAGCAGAGTTGCCTGTGTTTGATGAACATCGGCCACTTAAAAGTTCAGTTTTTGAAAATGCGTACATTGGTCGTCTTATCAAGGTGGACAAACAGGACAACTTTAACAGTGGTAGGCCATCCGCCAGCAGCCCAGTGATTCCTGAAAAGGAGAAATCACAGCCAATTTGCAAAACTGAGACG GTGATTATTCTTGAGGACTATGCAGATCCGTTTGACGCCCAGAAGACCAGAGAACAGAGAgacgtggagagagagggggaaaatgaTGGATATATGGAGCCTTACGATGCCCAGCAGATGATCACAG AGATCAGACGGAGGGGTTCAAAAGACCTGTTGAAGATGTGTGTCCTGctggaggggggtgagggggaggcagaggagggTCGACACATGCCCCCTCAGATCTACAACGTGCCCTATGAAGGGGGCtcagagggtgagggagggaggccgAAAACTCCGGTCGCCAGGCCTGGACTGGACCCCCGTCCGGTTGCTGAGTACGAGACGCTCTGGGagtggaaaaaggaacagatcGTCAAGGCTCTGTCAG CCCAGTTTGACAACCCGGAACTCACCTGCCTCTCTCCAACCCAAGATGACCCCCCACATCTCACCCTCACGCGACAGCCCCAGCAGCAGACGCAACACGTACGACAGAGGAGCTGGAACCAGAAGATCCTGAAGTCTTCTCCCACCATCtcgccctccctctcctcctcacccagACTTGGCCCAGAGGCTGAGGTGTGCCGGGTAGACCCCACCTTGCCCCTGGAGAAGCAGAG CTGGTACCACGGCTGCGTAACACGCCAGGAGGCCGAGTGTCAGCTCCAGACCTGCAAAGAGGCCAGTTTCCTTGTGAGGAACAGCGAATCAGGAACCAGCAAATACTCCATTGCTTTAAA AACGAGCCATGGCTGCGTTCACATCATCGTAGCCCAGACAAAGGAGAGCGGCTACACGCTGGACCAGAGCAGCTGTGTGTTTCCCAGCATTCCAGAGGTGGTGCACCACTACGGTGCTCAGCGGCTGCCTTTCAACGGGGCTGAGCACATGACATTGCTATACCCCGTGCCTCGCCCTCACTGA